Below is a genomic region from Marinobacter alexandrii.
ATTTACGATTCGCATTCCTTTACCACCACCGCCTGCACTCGCTTTAATCATGACAGGATATCCAATGTCATTTGCTACCTTCTTAGCTTTATCCACATCACTAATGGGTTCATCCATTCCTGGAACTAGAGGCACATTGAATTTTTGAACAGTTTGTTTTGAAGTAAGCTTGTCACCCATGATCCTGATGGCTTCTGGAGATGGCCCAATGAAGATGAGTCCTTCTTTCTCAACTCGCTCAGCAAACGAAGCATTTTCAGACAAGAATCCATATCCTGGATGGATGGCATCAGCACCAGTTTGCTTACAAGCCTCTATTATTTTATCCTGAACTAAATAAGATTCTGAAGCAGCTGCAGGCCCAATATTGATTGCTTCATCTGCAAAAGAAGCATGCGGGAGGAGCTTGTCAGCTTCACTGTAAACTGCTACAGTCTTGATTCCCAGTTCTTTAGCGGATCTCATTACCCGGATTGCTATTTCACCTCTATTGGCTACTAGTATTTTCTTTATAGACATAATTCAATCGTTGGTGCAAGTTTATTGAAAAGCCGGCACTCATTATATGCACATTCCTGCTAAATTTGCATCTTGTTGAAAAAAGGAGAACACAAGTAAATGGATTTATTTGAGAAATTACTCAGTGATAAAGGAGCGTTAGGACAATACTCTTTTCTTGATCAGGATGTGAATTATTATTTCTTTCCGAAACTGGAAGGCGAGATTCAGCCTAGAATGAAGTTTAAAGGACAGGAAATGCTAGCGTGGAGTTTAAATAACTACCTCGGTTTAGCTAATCACCCTGAGATCAGAAAAGCAGATACTGAGGCTACAGAGAAGTGGGGACTAGGATATCCTATGGGAGCCCGAATGATGACCGGAAATTCTGATTATCATGATCAATTGGAACAAGAGCTTGCGGATTTTGTTAGTAAGCAAACAGGAATGCTTTTGAATTACGGGTATCAAGGCATCATGTCAGTAATTGATGCATTAGTTGATAGGAAAGATGTAGTAGTATACGATGCTGAGTGTCATGCGTGTATTATAGATGCATTAAGAATGCACATAGGGAAACGTTTCGTGTTCCCTCACAACGATATTGAAAATTGCGAAAAGCAATTGAAGAGAGCCGAAAAGCTAGCAAACGAGCAAGGTGGTGGTGTCTTGGTGATTACCGAAGGTGTATTCGGTATGAGCGGAAATACAGGCAAGCTTGACAAAATTGTAGCTCTGAAGGATAAATACAGTTTTAGACTTTTAGTAGACGATGCACATGGTTTTGGAACAATGGGTAAAACGGGAGCTGGAGCAGGAGAACATTACAACTGCCAGGATGGAATAGATATTTATTTTTCCACATTTGCTAAGTCAATGGCAAGTATCGGTGCTTTTATAG
It encodes:
- a CDS encoding aminotransferase class I/II-fold pyridoxal phosphate-dependent enzyme; translated protein: MDLFEKLLSDKGALGQYSFLDQDVNYYFFPKLEGEIQPRMKFKGQEMLAWSLNNYLGLANHPEIRKADTEATEKWGLGYPMGARMMTGNSDYHDQLEQELADFVSKQTGMLLNYGYQGIMSVIDALVDRKDVVVYDAECHACIIDALRMHIGKRFVFPHNDIENCEKQLKRAEKLANEQGGGVLVITEGVFGMSGNTGKLDKIVALKDKYSFRLLVDDAHGFGTMGKTGAGAGEHYNCQDGIDIYFSTFAKSMASIGAFIAGEKDIIDHLRYKVRSQIFAKSLPMPLVVGGLKRLEMLRTKPELREKLWTIVNALQSGFKERGFNIGSTDSPVTPVVMNGDAIEACNMIVDLRENYKIFCSVVVYPVIPKGMVILRIIPTAMHTLEDVEETLNAFDAIKIKLDGGVYKEAGVEGAMLAKS